A window of the Arachis duranensis cultivar V14167 chromosome 5, aradu.V14167.gnm2.J7QH, whole genome shotgun sequence genome harbors these coding sequences:
- the LOC107489144 gene encoding uncharacterized protein LOC107489144 — translation MLVTVTIPIECPQLQEDNTLAATNAYFNRSNQGGNYQQRVNYNQSWQDNHNQGWRENYNQGGRDNGANQKWNNNYEQNRYQQNPPYQQQNHGKRYQPPHLRQAQTPQITQLQVPQITYPSSSSNQAPTDETLRILLQEQRKFQKRQESYMATLTEAISRMAPPPTSNTQPSSSNALPSQPLFNPKGGFNAITFRSGTIVQERSPKEPSSRKGTQDEDVVEVEDVEDEDEVQRVGEEEVAQARDGVSKEENILKDAISIPFPNLARRTKKQLVLDPKMVDIFKKVEVTIPLFVAIRHVPNMPLSIYDTLKLPPLKRSAAHFVLADKSIISVVGVAKDVLVSIKGLIFPIDIYILEMPPNDSKRQSSILLGRQFLKTFQFELDAFSSTYSFQTDGRAVTRVQNSWRVCIDHRHLNLATRKDHYPVPFIDQMLDRLSGKSHYCFLDGYTGHFQIHIASEDQEKTTFTFPFGTYAYKRMPFGLCNAPATFQRCMTSIFSDILEHCMEEFMDNFSVHGDSFDLCLDNLTRVLERCTTSNLVLNFKKCHFMVKQGIVLGHIVSNDGISVDPAKVDVISGLSYPSFLREVRAFLGHAGFYRRLIKDFSKVALPLSRLL, via the exons ATGCTTGTTACTGTCACTATACCGATTGAATGTCCACAACTCCAAGAGGACAACACCTTGGCGGCCACCAATGCTTACTTTAACCGTTCGAATCAAGGGGGTAACTACCAACAAAGGGTTAACTACAACCAAAGTTGGCAAGACAATCACAATCAAGGATGGAGAGAGAACTACAATCAAGGAGGGAGAGACAATGGTGCAAACCAAAAGTGGAACAATAATTACGAACAAAACCGATATCAACAAAACCCTCCATACCAACAACAAAACCATGGTAAAAGATACCAACCACCACACCTAAGACAAGCTCAAACACCTCAAATCACCCAACTTCAAGTCCCCCAAATCACCTACCCCTCTTCTTCCTCCAATCAAGCTCCAACAGATGAAACCCTCCGCATTCTCCTTCAAGAGCAAAGGAAGTTCCAAAAGAGACAAGAATCTTATATGGCCACTTTGACCGAAGCCATATCCCGAATGGCTCCACCTCCCACTTCAAACACTCAACCTTCAAGCTCTAATGCACTTCCCTCTCAACCCTTATTTAACCCCAAGGGTGGCTTCAATGCCATCACCTTCAGGTCTGGCACTATAGTACAAGAAAGAAGTCCCAAGGAGCCAAGTTCAAGAAAGGGTACTCAAGATGAAGATGTTGTTGAGGTTGAAGATGTGGAAGATGAAGATGAGGTGCAAAGGGTAGGTGAAGAAGAAGTTGCTCAAGCAAGGGATGGAGTCTCCAaggaagaaaatattttgaaggaTGCTATTTCGATTCCTTTTCCCAACTTAGCAAGGAGGACCAAGAAGCAATTAGTGCTAGATCCAAAGATGGTGGATATCTTCAAAAAAGTTGAGGTAACAATTCCCCTTTTTGTTGCAATTCGCCACGTTCCCAA TATGCCTTTGTCTATTTATGATACATTGAAGCTTCCACCGTTGAAACGGTCGGCGGCCCATTTTGTTTTGGCGGATAAAAGTATAATCTCTGTGGTTGGCGTTGCGAAAGATGTCTTAGTGAGCATCAAGGGGTTGATTTTTCCAATTGATATTTACATTCTTGAGATGCCCCCTAATGATTCCAAAAGACAATCATCTATCTTGCTAGGGAGGCAGTTTTTGAAGACCTTCCAGTTTGAATTGGATGCTTTCTCTAGTACCTACTCCTTTCAAACTGATGGAAGAGCT GTCACAAGGGTACAGAACTCGTGGAGGGTTTGCATCGACCATAGGCACTTGAATTTAGCTACTAGGAAGGACCACTATCCAGTACCATTCATAGATCAGATGCTTGACCGCTTGTCCGGTAAGTcgcattattgctttttagatggctaTACTGGTCACTTCCAAATTCATATTGCTTCagaagaccaagagaaaaccaCTTTCACATTCCCTTTTGGAACATATGCTTACAAAAGAATGCCCTTCGGCTTGTGTAATGCACCAGCTAcgttccaaaggtgcatgacgAGCATTTTTTCGGATATTCTTGAGCACTGTATGGAGGAGTTTATggataattttagtgtacatggTGATTCTTTTGACTTGTGTTTGGATAATCTTACTAGAGTATTAGAACGATGTACCACTTCAAACCTTGTGCTTAACTttaaaaaatgtcactttatggtaaagcAAGGTATTGTATTAGGTCACATTGTTTCTAATGATGGTATCTCTGTTGATCCTGCCAAGGTTGATGTCATTTCTGGTTTATCTTACCCCTCTTTTTTGAGGGAAGTCCGTGCTTttcttggccatgcaggtttctaTCGGAGGTTaattaaggacttcagtaaggttgCACTACCCCTTTCCCGTTTATTGTAA